The following are encoded in a window of Arcobacter arenosus genomic DNA:
- a CDS encoding TonB-dependent siderophore receptor: MNKKTIILLSLFCSQVLLHGEKLEEVYVTEKQESYFENYSTSSTKSEKSDNKTPSSIIVTKENLINDIQAQRIEDTYDYTTGVTKVGKNADAIMIRGFETSLENLKVNGMSGSISRMGSPSSSNVEKIEIVKGPSSVLYGSMEPGGMVNIITKKPYGVESYSLETSFQTYMSGVSSFGEDNGIRTSFDANIPLSENLYYRFIAAYENLNSYRDNVDFQNLYIYPSLLWNVNDETSLLVSMEYGKEDGSADDGLAVINHDISTAASINTVYQEESDFDNDEGFSLDLSLDHFFNDNLYSKFSWRSVIHNDERKLYEQTSVNSIAQTIKRRNRHQYNERDWHSFDATLNYDTKVLGLENSLLSGISGTYRKTDYDRIIQGSSNNVSPDISIYNPVLGGTASSNSGNRRLTEYYSSGIYLQDSLSLNENLTLVGATRFDRTKIDFICKSGSCNDDSTRYSSNITGSLGLIYNLNNIVSFYGNIAQSYNPITAERFDINGQGLETEKSNQIELGTKLNFSENLNSHFAVYKILKENVSEKVSGQSYYETIGEIESKGFETELQWLPTENWQLSLGYAYNKAKYTTGSSIGNQPKSTPKNTAQLFTRYIFPTKVYNGTLGVTSGVVFRDSIYTSSSENTRVKLPSYTRYDLGLSYIKKDWEFNLNIENLTDKVYYESGTNDYKIFSGEPRKLTLSVKKSF; the protein is encoded by the coding sequence ATGAACAAAAAAACAATTATTTTACTCTCATTATTTTGTAGCCAAGTGTTACTACATGGTGAAAAATTAGAAGAGGTTTATGTTACAGAAAAACAAGAATCTTATTTTGAAAACTATTCAACAAGTAGTACAAAAAGTGAAAAAAGCGATAACAAAACACCAAGTAGTATTATTGTTACAAAAGAGAATCTAATAAATGATATACAAGCACAAAGAATAGAAGATACATATGATTATACAACTGGTGTAACAAAGGTTGGTAAAAATGCTGATGCAATTATGATTAGAGGGTTTGAAACTAGTTTAGAAAATTTAAAAGTAAATGGAATGTCTGGTTCTATTAGTAGAATGGGTTCACCCTCATCATCAAATGTTGAAAAAATTGAAATTGTAAAGGGACCAAGCTCTGTATTATATGGATCAATGGAACCTGGAGGTATGGTTAACATAATAACTAAAAAACCTTATGGTGTAGAATCTTATTCTCTTGAAACATCATTTCAAACATATATGTCCGGTGTTTCTTCTTTTGGGGAAGATAATGGGATAAGAACAAGTTTTGATGCAAATATTCCTTTAAGTGAAAATCTATATTATAGATTTATTGCTGCATATGAGAATTTAAACTCTTACAGAGATAATGTAGATTTTCAAAATCTATATATCTATCCTAGCTTATTATGGAATGTAAATGATGAAACATCTTTATTAGTTTCAATGGAGTATGGTAAAGAAGATGGTAGTGCAGACGATGGATTAGCTGTAATTAATCATGATATCTCTACAGCTGCATCTATAAATACTGTTTATCAAGAAGAGAGTGATTTTGATAATGATGAAGGCTTTTCTCTTGATTTGAGTTTAGATCACTTTTTTAACGATAATTTATACTCAAAGTTTTCATGGAGAAGTGTAATTCATAATGATGAAAGAAAATTATATGAACAAACTTCGGTAAACTCTATAGCTCAAACTATTAAAAGAAGAAATAGACATCAATATAATGAAAGAGATTGGCATAGTTTTGATGCAACTTTAAATTATGATACAAAAGTATTAGGTTTAGAAAACAGTTTATTAAGTGGAATTTCTGGAACATATAGAAAAACTGACTATGATAGAATTATTCAAGGAAGTAGTAATAATGTATCCCCAGATATTAGTATTTATAATCCAGTTTTAGGGGGAACAGCATCTTCAAATTCAGGGAATAGAAGGTTAACAGAATATTATAGTTCAGGCATTTATTTACAAGATAGTTTATCTTTAAATGAAAACTTAACACTTGTTGGTGCTACAAGATTTGATAGAACAAAAATCGACTTTATTTGTAAAAGTGGTTCTTGTAATGATGATTCAACAAGATACTCTAGTAATATAACTGGTTCACTTGGATTAATTTATAATCTAAATAATATCGTTTCTTTTTATGGAAATATTGCACAAAGTTATAACCCAATAACTGCCGAGAGATTTGATATTAATGGTCAAGGATTGGAAACAGAAAAATCAAATCAAATTGAATTAGGAACTAAACTAAATTTTTCAGAAAATCTAAACTCACATTTTGCTGTTTATAAAATTTTAAAAGAAAATGTATCAGAAAAAGTTTCAGGACAAAGCTATTATGAAACAATTGGAGAAATCGAATCAAAAGGATTTGAGACAGAACTTCAATGGTTACCCACTGAAAACTGGCAATTATCTTTGGGATACGCATATAATAAAGCAAAATATACTACCGGGTCTAGCATAGGAAATCAACCAAAAAGTACTCCAAAAAATACTGCACAATTATTTACTAGATATATCTTTCCTACTAAGGTTTACAATGGTACTTTAGGAGTAACATCAGGGGTGGTTTTTAGAGATTCTATTTATACTAGTTCCTCTGAAAATACAAGGGTAAAGCTTCCATCTTACACTAGATATGATTTAGGATTAAGTTATATAAAAAAAGATTGGGAATTTAATTTAAACATTGAAAATTTAACAGATAAAGTTTATTATGAATCAGGGACAAATGATTATAAAATTTTCTCAGGAGAGCCAAGAAAACTAACTTTAAGTGTTAAAAAAAGTTTTTGA
- a CDS encoding ExbD/TolR family protein — MRKKRESITPDLTPLIDVVFILLIFFIVSSVFKKEELALVLDLPSSQAQALEIKEKEIFIELSRDKLALFGEEVSLEDFDRQLSKIDNKKRTIIVRIDKNVEYQRVVKILDNLQKYDLNNLSLVTKKD, encoded by the coding sequence ATGAGAAAAAAAAGAGAATCAATTACACCTGATTTAACCCCTTTAATTGATGTTGTTTTTATATTATTGATTTTTTTCATAGTATCTTCTGTTTTTAAAAAAGAGGAATTGGCCTTAGTTTTAGATTTACCTAGTTCCCAAGCACAAGCTTTAGAAATAAAAGAAAAAGAGATTTTTATAGAACTAAGTAGGGATAAATTAGCTTTATTTGGGGAAGAGGTTTCTTTAGAAGATTTTGATAGACAATTATCTAAAATAGATAATAAAAAAAGAACAATTATAGTTAGAATTGATAAAAATGTTGAATATCAAAGAGTTGTAAAAATACTTGATAATCTACAAAAATATGATTTAAATAATCTCTCTTTAGTTACCAAAAAAGATTAA
- a CDS encoding PepSY-associated TM helix domain-containing protein translates to MYKKIWFKFHLYLGLIAAVILFTVAITGAILSFEKEIIQFINKNSFIVKPLENKLSQKEILVRFQEKLPNEKIRALTVFSDKKSSYIINVEIKGAKGKAAFKGKNYYINPYTVEILPDIIGEKSFKTIELIHRGLIAGKVGKQIVGASVVCLLILIVTGIIIYWDRLKKAFIKSLTFSFKSKGRKLLSTMHSSVGMWIIPFLLLASITGLTWSYSFVKDSLYFIAGVEKVQRKPLKRDIGDDKKDLKLPLDEIQKTFDIFEENISNYKWVNLRFENKNGIYNISYLKNDAIHYRARNQVQIDSTNKKIIKHEQFSTLPLNEKLIKSIYPLHTGEYFGVFGQVLMFLSSLALAMLCVTGVLMYIKRKF, encoded by the coding sequence ATGTATAAAAAAATTTGGTTTAAATTCCATTTATATTTAGGATTAATTGCAGCAGTGATTTTATTTACTGTTGCAATAACGGGGGCAATTTTATCTTTTGAAAAAGAGATTATTCAATTTATAAATAAAAATAGTTTTATAGTAAAACCCTTAGAAAATAAATTATCTCAAAAAGAGATTTTAGTAAGGTTTCAAGAAAAATTACCCAATGAAAAAATTAGAGCACTTACTGTTTTTAGTGATAAAAAATCTTCATATATAATAAATGTTGAAATAAAAGGGGCAAAAGGCAAAGCCGCCTTTAAAGGGAAAAACTACTATATAAACCCATATACAGTGGAAATTTTACCTGATATTATAGGTGAAAAGAGTTTTAAAACCATAGAATTAATTCATAGAGGTTTAATAGCAGGAAAAGTTGGGAAACAAATAGTTGGTGCATCTGTAGTATGTTTATTAATTTTAATTGTAACTGGAATAATAATATATTGGGATAGGCTTAAAAAAGCTTTTATAAAAAGTTTGACCTTTAGTTTTAAATCAAAAGGGAGAAAACTTCTATCAACTATGCATAGTTCTGTTGGGATGTGGATTATTCCATTTTTATTATTAGCTAGTATTACAGGTCTTACTTGGTCTTATTCTTTTGTAAAGGATTCTTTATATTTTATTGCAGGTGTTGAAAAAGTACAACGTAAACCTTTAAAAAGAGATATTGGGGATGATAAAAAAGATTTAAAATTACCCTTAGATGAGATACAAAAAACTTTTGATATTTTTGAAGAGAATATTAGCAATTATAAATGGGTAAATTTAAGATTTGAAAATAAAAATGGTATTTACAATATTAGTTATCTGAAAAATGATGCCATACATTATAGAGCTAGAAATCAAGTACAAATTGATTCAACTAATAAAAAAATTATAAAACATGAGCAATTTAGTACTTTACCTTTAAATGAAAAGTTAATTAAAAGCATTTATCCTTTACATACAGGTGAATATTTTGGTGTTTTTGGACAAGTTTTAATGTTTCTATCAAGTTTAGCATTAGCTATGCTTTGTGTGACGGGTGTTTTAATGTATATAAAAAGAAAATTTTAG
- a CDS encoding ABC transporter substrate-binding protein yields MKKLLKTLFIFFIFFLTLHANTLEKVSLRLQWKHQFEFAGFYVAKEYGYYKELGLNVELFEYDSDVDIVQEVINGEKEFGIWGSGVIEQAMKGKPLVLLANYFKRSPLAIIAQGDIILPSELAGKKLMIPKSDFNNVNYQQMFKLFGLNINDIEIVPSSFNIQDFIDKKVDAYSSFLTNEPYILRKEGIRHNILDPNNYGIEMYDVNLFSSKEFVKNNPQLVEKFIKASNKGWEYALKHKEEVVDLILKKYNTQKKSKGHLLFEAQETIKMMLPNVYPIGSVDFKKVKKMGDFFIEKGMIKPFYEYQSILFQKIENIADLTKQEINYIEKNRVAPISVMQDFSPFSFEINGTYQGFVNDILSLLEEKTGLRFKRVTGQWIPNLQRFKAKETKIIADISYKKEREEFTLFTKPYYEIPTLIFVRDDFKDYKGIESFKGKKVGIQKNIFYAKEVGEIEGIELVENESIEEMAKALSYGKIDIAIMNLLTMNHYIKKNALSNMLAIDELNLKTVNREDLRFGVNIDQPLLYSIMQKGLEAISVQEWRNLTNKWIGLNAKELKQLKKETKIYNNDLLTKEEKEYLNKKNELKICVSPKWMPFEAIDENNKHIGMGLDIKEIISKKISKKITLVKTNSWEESLNSAKNKKCEILSLSKKTKERSEYLNFTNPIYNIPYVIVTKKDKFFIDSFEEIKNNKFAVIKSSAVEEDIQEFYPNIQIIQVKSIDEGLNLVQNNKVYGYIDSRSSIGYAIDKNEMYDLKIIGKLPIDYNLSYGIINTEEELFNIIQKAITSISKEEKDRIFRKWIAVEQQKVTDYSLVWKVIFVATFFILLIVYWNIKLYKAKQEIEKTNILLKKAQKEIEDKNIALEKLAITDKLTDVYNRTKLDEILLDEINRCKRFECSFGFCILDIDYFKSTNDSFGHLVGDKILISFAKLLKESIRETDYVGRWGGEEFVIIVPKTNKENLTAFAQKLRVKIENFDFEKVGKKTASFGITVTKENDTIETVIKRADDALYQAKKNGRNKVCFL; encoded by the coding sequence GTGAAAAAGCTTTTAAAAACACTATTTATTTTTTTTATTTTTTTTCTTACACTTCACGCAAATACTCTAGAAAAAGTATCTTTACGTTTACAATGGAAACATCAATTTGAATTTGCAGGTTTTTATGTAGCTAAAGAATATGGCTATTATAAAGAGCTTGGACTTAATGTAGAACTTTTTGAATATGATTCAGATGTAGATATTGTTCAAGAAGTAATAAATGGTGAAAAAGAGTTTGGTATTTGGGGAAGTGGCGTAATAGAACAAGCAATGAAAGGGAAACCTTTAGTTTTATTGGCTAATTATTTCAAAAGATCTCCCCTAGCAATAATCGCCCAAGGTGATATAATTTTACCATCGGAATTAGCAGGTAAAAAACTAATGATTCCTAAGTCTGATTTTAATAATGTAAATTATCAGCAAATGTTTAAACTATTTGGCTTAAATATAAATGACATAGAAATTGTTCCTTCATCTTTTAACATCCAAGATTTTATAGATAAAAAAGTTGATGCCTATTCATCTTTTTTAACAAATGAACCATATATTTTAAGAAAAGAGGGGATTAGACACAATATCTTAGACCCAAACAATTATGGGATTGAGATGTATGATGTAAATCTATTTTCATCTAAAGAATTTGTTAAAAATAATCCACAACTTGTAGAAAAGTTTATTAAAGCTTCAAACAAAGGATGGGAATATGCATTAAAACATAAAGAGGAAGTTGTAGATTTAATTTTAAAAAAATACAATACTCAAAAGAAAAGTAAAGGACATCTTCTTTTTGAAGCACAAGAAACAATAAAAATGATGCTTCCTAATGTCTATCCAATTGGAAGTGTAGATTTTAAAAAAGTAAAAAAGATGGGAGATTTTTTTATTGAAAAAGGTATGATTAAACCTTTTTATGAATACCAATCTATTTTATTTCAAAAAATAGAAAATATAGCAGACTTAACAAAACAAGAGATAAATTATATTGAAAAAAATAGAGTTGCCCCAATATCTGTAATGCAAGATTTTTCACCGTTTTCCTTTGAGATAAATGGAACTTATCAAGGTTTTGTGAATGATATTTTATCTTTATTAGAAGAAAAAACAGGTTTACGATTTAAAAGAGTTACAGGGCAATGGATTCCTAATCTTCAACGTTTCAAAGCAAAAGAAACAAAAATTATTGCTGATATTTCCTACAAAAAAGAAAGAGAAGAATTTACTTTATTTACTAAACCTTATTATGAGATACCAACTTTGATTTTTGTACGGGATGATTTTAAAGATTATAAAGGGATAGAGAGTTTTAAAGGTAAAAAAGTTGGTATTCAAAAAAATATTTTCTATGCTAAGGAAGTGGGAGAGATTGAAGGGATTGAATTAGTTGAAAATGAAAGTATTGAAGAGATGGCAAAGGCCTTAAGTTATGGGAAAATTGATATTGCCATAATGAACCTTTTAACAATGAATCACTACATAAAGAAAAATGCATTATCAAATATGCTAGCAATTGATGAGTTAAACTTAAAAACAGTAAACCGTGAAGATTTAAGATTTGGGGTAAATATTGACCAACCTTTATTATATAGTATTATGCAAAAAGGCTTAGAAGCAATAAGCGTACAAGAATGGAGAAATTTAACAAATAAATGGATTGGGTTAAACGCAAAAGAATTAAAACAATTAAAAAAAGAAACAAAAATATATAATAACGACCTTTTAACTAAAGAAGAGAAAGAATATTTAAATAAAAAAAATGAATTAAAAATATGTGTATCTCCTAAATGGATGCCATTTGAAGCAATAGATGAAAATAATAAACATATAGGAATGGGTTTAGATATCAAGGAGATAATTTCTAAAAAAATCTCCAAAAAAATCACTTTAGTTAAAACAAATTCATGGGAAGAATCATTAAACTCTGCTAAAAACAAAAAATGTGAAATTTTATCTTTATCTAAAAAAACTAAAGAGAGGTCAGAATATTTAAACTTTACTAATCCAATTTATAATATTCCTTATGTAATTGTTACTAAAAAAGATAAGTTTTTTATTGATAGTTTTGAAGAGATTAAAAACAATAAATTTGCAGTTATAAAAAGTTCTGCGGTAGAAGAGGATATACAAGAGTTTTACCCAAATATTCAAATAATACAAGTTAAATCAATTGATGAGGGTTTAAATCTAGTTCAAAATAACAAAGTTTATGGATATATAGATTCAAGGTCTTCTATTGGTTATGCCATTGATAAAAATGAGATGTATGATTTAAAGATTATTGGTAAACTTCCAATAGACTATAACCTTTCTTATGGAATTATAAACACAGAGGAAGAACTTTTTAATATTATTCAAAAAGCAATTACAAGTATTAGCAAAGAAGAAAAAGATCGAATTTTTAGAAAGTGGATAGCTGTAGAACAACAAAAAGTTACTGATTATTCTCTTGTATGGAAAGTTATTTTTGTAGCAACTTTTTTTATTCTTTTAATTGTTTATTGGAATATAAAACTATACAAAGCTAAACAGGAGATTGAAAAAACTAATATTTTGTTAAAAAAAGCTCAAAAAGAGATTGAAGATAAAAATATCGCACTTGAAAAACTTGCAATTACAGATAAACTTACAGATGTTTATAATAGAACAAAACTAGATGAAATTTTATTAGATGAAATAAATAGATGCAAAAGATTTGAATGCAGTTTTGGATTTTGTATTTTAGATATAGATTATTTTAAATCAACAAATGATAGTTTTGGACATTTAGTAGGAGATAAAATATTAATAAGTTTTGCAAAATTACTAAAAGAGTCTATTAGGGAAACTGATTATGTTGGAAGATGGGGTGGTGAAGAGTTTGTAATAATTGTTCCAAAAACAAATAAAGAGAACTTAACAGCTTTTGCCCAAAAACTAAGAGTAAAAATTGAAAATTTTGATTTTGAAAAAGTTGGTAAAAAAACTGCAAGTTTCGGAATTACAGTAACAAAAGAAAACGATACCATTGAAACTGTTATAAAACGTGCAGATGATGCTTTATACCAAGCTAAGAAAAATGGTAGAAATAAGGTATGTTTTCTTTAA
- the hemP gene encoding hemin uptake protein HemP, with protein sequence MEKNINSKEIFKGKNTVVIVHDGQEYYLRITKSNKLILTK encoded by the coding sequence ATGGAAAAAAATATTAACAGTAAAGAGATCTTTAAAGGTAAAAATACAGTAGTGATTGTTCATGATGGACAAGAATACTATCTACGAATTACAAAGTCAAATAAACTAATTTTAACTAAATAA
- a CDS encoding TonB-dependent receptor domain-containing protein, with translation MDIKLSKITAAFLIAQISLLADNTQLEDLEVVSSAFDTQVKSVSSKQLEEQQASDVKDILKSLPSVIVDGNARYGQRVYVRGLEDKYGNITVDGAKLGGQLFHHSGDQTIDASLLKITSVELGPNSALSGSGVINSSFVYETKDPSDFLKEGEKLGGKVTLGYQSGYERKSGTVAVFGKINEKIEFVGIGTIAEDGTLHLGNGDKINSKESKLESGLAKLVFKPNDYNTFKLSFNKYKDGGNRQLTGEKIGTDLNDNDYNSISRDTLTLKYNYTPDSELINFEAKVYTNKQYLTREATTGTDTTSGLTYTEPQREYINSSMGYDFRNSSLMGIHKITYGTDYTHEKQEIEADSLRVYSDSSTLDLNFDGGETKDYGLYLEDEMAFDKLTLTLGARYDHYKLGGIYSGVFNHLSPKMKVKYQATDKLTLKAGYGHIFKGPALSETMLLSSTAVQSSDTKAQIGNNFELGFDYSLTNALNADDSIFGFNIYRYNVDNYSTLTRNSALESQSDVVIWGTETMFSYTKGKLGFNASHTYTDGSQKDLATGINYDPQTAKIHVFKVGANYKLTNEFKVNYSAEYVPGNSWLNYSSRSGLVTKYDRKTYSVHDINFTYNPNSMKNTTFNFGIGNIFDKSYVRHSAFLAQSSTTDKSYEVGRNFKFQISYRF, from the coding sequence ATGGATATTAAATTATCAAAAATAACTGCTGCATTTTTAATCGCACAAATTTCACTGTTGGCTGACAATACACAATTGGAAGATTTAGAAGTTGTTAGTTCAGCCTTTGATACACAAGTTAAATCAGTATCATCAAAACAACTTGAAGAGCAACAAGCAAGTGATGTTAAAGATATTTTAAAATCACTTCCAAGTGTTATCGTTGATGGAAATGCAAGATATGGACAAAGAGTTTATGTAAGAGGTTTAGAAGATAAATATGGAAATATTACAGTTGATGGGGCAAAATTAGGGGGACAACTTTTCCATCACTCAGGAGATCAAACAATTGATGCTTCTCTTCTTAAAATCACATCTGTAGAACTTGGACCAAACTCAGCATTAAGTGGAAGTGGTGTTATCAATAGTTCATTTGTATATGAAACAAAAGACCCAAGTGATTTTCTAAAAGAAGGTGAAAAACTTGGTGGAAAAGTTACTTTAGGATACCAATCAGGATATGAAAGAAAAAGTGGTACAGTTGCTGTCTTTGGAAAAATAAATGAAAAGATTGAATTTGTTGGAATTGGTACCATTGCCGAAGATGGGACTTTACATTTAGGAAATGGCGATAAAATAAATTCAAAAGAGAGTAAATTAGAAAGTGGTTTGGCAAAACTTGTATTTAAACCAAATGATTACAACACTTTTAAACTATCATTTAATAAATATAAAGATGGCGGAAATAGACAATTAACGGGTGAAAAAATTGGTACGGACTTAAATGATAATGACTATAATTCAATCTCAAGGGATACCCTTACTTTAAAATATAACTATACCCCAGATAGTGAACTGATTAACTTTGAAGCAAAGGTTTATACAAATAAACAATACCTTACAAGGGAAGCAACAACTGGTACAGATACTACTTCGGGACTTACTTATACTGAACCCCAAAGGGAATATATAAATAGTTCTATGGGATATGATTTTAGAAATAGTTCATTAATGGGAATCCATAAAATCACATATGGGACTGATTATACCCATGAAAAACAAGAGATAGAAGCGGACTCATTAAGAGTTTACTCTGATTCTTCCACTTTAGATTTAAATTTTGATGGTGGTGAAACTAAAGATTATGGTTTATACCTTGAAGATGAGATGGCTTTTGATAAACTAACTTTAACTTTAGGGGCAAGATATGACCACTATAAATTAGGAGGTATTTATTCTGGAGTATTTAATCACCTATCACCAAAAATGAAAGTTAAATATCAAGCAACTGACAAACTTACATTAAAAGCTGGTTATGGACATATTTTTAAAGGTCCAGCACTTAGTGAGACAATGTTATTATCTTCAACTGCCGTACAATCATCTGATACTAAAGCTCAAATAGGTAACAACTTTGAACTTGGATTTGATTACTCTTTAACAAATGCTTTAAATGCTGATGATTCTATTTTTGGTTTTAATATATATAGATACAATGTTGATAACTATTCTACTCTTACAAGAAATAGTGCCCTAGAAAGCCAAAGTGATGTAGTGATTTGGGGAACAGAAACAATGTTCTCATATACTAAAGGTAAACTAGGTTTTAATGCCAGTCATACCTATACAGATGGTAGTCAAAAAGATTTAGCAACGGGAATTAATTATGACCCTCAAACTGCAAAAATTCATGTATTTAAAGTTGGAGCAAACTATAAACTAACAAATGAATTTAAAGTAAATTATAGTGCTGAATACGTACCAGGCAATAGTTGGTTAAATTATTCATCAAGAAGTGGTCTTGTAACAAAGTATGATAGAAAAACTTATTCTGTACATGATATAAACTTCACATACAATCCAAATAGTATGAAAAACACTACATTTAATTTTGGTATTGGAAATATTTTTGATAAATCATATGTAAGACACAGTGCATTTCTTGCTCAATCATCAACAACTGATAAATCATATGAAGTTGGAAGAAACTTTAAATTCCAAATCTCTTATAGATTCTAA
- a CDS encoding MotA/TolQ/ExbB proton channel family protein gives MLISLINHVNELNLIDYINRGGTIVYILIGLNIIGFSIMLWKFLIIMIAKLRKEAIAQKIVNQLENNDRKYEEKTIQNALNKYLNGLESGLNTVKIIASISPLLGLLGTVVGVLNSFDAISKSGLGDPAIFSTGISVALITTVAGLIVSIPHYIGYNYLVGFIDNIEHKIEERVISKL, from the coding sequence ATGTTAATTAGTTTAATAAATCACGTAAATGAATTAAATTTGATAGATTACATCAACAGAGGTGGGACTATTGTTTATATCCTAATTGGGTTAAATATTATTGGATTTTCTATTATGTTATGGAAATTTTTAATAATTATGATAGCAAAACTAAGAAAAGAAGCAATTGCCCAAAAAATTGTGAATCAATTAGAAAACAATGATAGAAAATATGAGGAAAAAACTATTCAAAATGCTTTAAATAAATATTTAAATGGCCTTGAAAGTGGTTTAAATACAGTTAAAATCATAGCTTCAATTTCACCTTTATTAGGATTACTTGGAACAGTTGTTGGGGTTTTAAACTCCTTTGATGCCATTTCAAAATCTGGACTTGGTGATCCGGCCATTTTTTCTACAGGTATTTCCGTTGCACTTATTACAACCGTTGCTGGTTTAATTGTTTCAATTCCCCATTATATTGGATATAACTACTTAGTTGGTTTTATTGATAACATTGAACATAAAATTGAAGAAAGAGTTATTTCAAAATTATGA
- a CDS encoding energy transducer TonB, with protein MVQKISLQKVILKKPEIKKVEQKKEVKKIVKQKVLKKVAKKAEKKVLKKEIKKKETIEKVVEKTTTKTQPQVTKKIVKPKKVEKMVSVEELNVIKNKYLNKLRNLIEDKKIYPNSAKRLKQQGRVIVSFLITKEGTFKNISLKDSSKYKKLNKAALELLNNISKFEPIPDELGKNKWVIEIPINYKILRA; from the coding sequence ATGGTTCAAAAAATCTCATTACAAAAGGTGATTCTTAAAAAACCTGAGATTAAAAAAGTAGAGCAAAAAAAAGAAGTGAAAAAGATTGTCAAACAAAAGGTTCTTAAAAAAGTTGCAAAAAAGGCAGAAAAGAAAGTTTTAAAAAAAGAGATAAAAAAGAAAGAAACTATTGAAAAAGTTGTAGAAAAAACAACTACAAAAACTCAACCACAAGTTACAAAAAAGATTGTAAAACCTAAAAAAGTTGAAAAAATGGTTTCAGTTGAAGAACTTAATGTTATTAAAAATAAATATTTAAATAAATTAAGGAATCTAATTGAGGATAAAAAAATCTATCCAAATAGTGCAAAAAGATTAAAGCAACAAGGAAGAGTTATTGTCTCGTTTCTAATAACAAAAGAGGGAACTTTTAAAAATATCTCTTTAAAAGATAGCTCAAAATATAAAAAGTTAAATAAAGCAGCCCTTGAGCTTTTGAACAATATCTCAAAGTTTGAGCCAATCCCTGATGAGTTGGGAAAAAATAAATGGGTAATAGAGATACCAATAAATTATAAAATTTTAAGAGCATAG